TTATGAGGTTTTAACCACAATGAAAAAGACTcttatgtctatttttgtttttgtacagTATCTATTTCTTCACACTACAAATATTGAGCTTTTTTCATTTGAGTGGTAAAAAGCAAAAGGTAGCTACCCAACCATATTTCTATGAGTAGTCGATGGCTACCCAACCATATTTCTATGAAtagaatttgtttttcctttgaaaaaaagtCAGGGTTGGGGTGGTACCAAAAAAATTAAGCCAAACTGTCACTATTTGGatacataaattttattatgCGATCGCTATCTTCAAATGCCATTTTTGTATAGGCTGTCATTTAAATCCCTTTGAGCAACAGATTTGTTATTTCtagtgttattctttttttttattcctctggTTTTCTAAAATCTTAGTTTCTATATACTTATGTCTTTCTTCACTGCATACTTAATTCTCATAAAAAATTTCATTCTACTCAGTTATAACATTTTATGTCACTGgcttttcctaatttatttccaGAGTGATGGCATATTACCTGTACCAACCAGATGGCATTTAAAAGGCTTGTTATGCATCGTTTGATTAAGCAGggacaagtttatttttgtgtattagaAATATATCCAGTTATCGATTGACATTTCCTCTGTGGTTTTTACCAAATTAAGTTAGTATCATACAACTCTAAGTAGCTGTCTCCCCTGGGGCTAAGTCCGGACTTCTCATCAGCTCTAGGAAGCTAGTGGCAGAAATAACTCTTCATTCACCTGCCAACATCTTTGAAGCTCTTCTTCACCACTGGGATAAAGAAATCATCTAAAAAGCTCCATAATGTCAAATTCTTCAGACTGTGAACAACAtccaggtatttatttttaaaatctaaatgtccTATGCTattttactgaaaagaaaatttgtgttatttttgtctaTCATAACTGCTAGTTATGATTATAGTGGGGGCATGAaacatcttgtttttttttttcccatattttccaAGCgtgtttttcagtttatttaactGAGATAATTATCTGTTTCTTGGCTAGACCCCAAGTGAAATCCACCAGTTTAAACTGTTTTAGGATAGCTGGATGGGCTGTTGAGTGGAAATGTGGTTTGTGTATCTTTGATTTTACTACTACTTATGGTTGTGTTTCTAGTGATTTTTGACAAGAGTAATGAAGCTCTTACGTTCTAGCCTCATTTGCTTTACAAAGTTGTAAAGTGATTCTGTGTATTCTATGCTAAAAGAAGACACAGAGCAGACAGAGACCATCCCTATTGCGGACCTGGAACCATCTCttgccctcccccctcctcctcctgaggATGAATGGCGCCCAATTCCTGAACACACCAACGTGGATGGTAAAGTGGAATTccaggttttattcattttctctctctttgttatCATAAGGTACTTCTTCCTCTCATTTTATGTTTCTCTAGTTATTACCATgtggaaattttcaaatttagaGACAATGTAAAgacaagaaaattttgaaaacatacatggAAGTCAAACAAAAGCCTATTTTCTGACAGAGAGGTTTGAAATGTTCACATCTGAAGGAGACTATTTAAAGATAGAAGAAGCCATTTGTCCAAATTTAGACTTGTTTCCTCACATAAAACTGAGAGACTTCAACATGATCAAGGTTAAAAATCAACAAACttgtagaaaagacaaagaaaggtagAACCCTATTACACGatgcctccttttttttgctgttttattgaagtatagttgacttacaatattgtgataatttctgctgtacaacaaaggggtTCTattatacgtatacacacatacaatacacttacaatattgtgataatttctgctgtacaacaaagggattctattatacgtatacacacatccattcttttttccgattcttttcccacatagatgattacagaatattggatatagttcccgaTGCTGtagagcaggtccctgttggccagtcctTCCATATacacagtgtgcatatgtcagtcCCACAGGATCACACGCCTCCCTTTGACCATAATTAACTTTAAACATAGTTTAACAGAGCAGAACTTCTCCACCTAGGCACTAATGACATTTTGGGCTAGATAACTCTTTATTGTGGGGGACTCTCCAGTGATTTCAGGCTATTTGGCACCGTTCTTAGCTTCTGCACACTAGACACCAGCACCATTCACCCTTCAGTCGTGACACCAAGAAGGTCTCCAGACATTTACAAATGTCCTCCTAGAGGACAACCCTTCCTCTGGTTGATAACTACCAGCTTAATATTATTCAGAACGTTAGAGAAATTATTAGGCTGTCAGCTATGAATATAACCATTCTCTTTGATGGCAACTTTTCACTTTGTTTCAGAAGTGCAGTTCTGCCAAAACATAATAAATCTGTTTTGGCGGGGAATACATCTACCAGTAAAAGAATATCAACAGTAATCTCTGCAAGTTCAGTTTCTACAATGTGAGGCTATAGCATATTATTCTTGTGAAACTGAATACGTTATAAATGTCGTTTGATCTAAACCAAATATTGTCAGCTAAAACATTCACAAAGATTTACTGTAATTCTTTATGAGGGGAATTGAGGGGAATATACTAGTAGTCATCGAGTTCAAATAAAGAGTTCTGTCTTAACAATAGCACAGATTTAAAATCATTAAGTATTTCTCCATTTGATCGTATTGATGAGGATCAAGTAATCTGAACTAAAACCTTGTGCCTGGTCCTTCAGGATATTTAATAATACCTATATGTAAAATTTTCACCTATGCTAGAAGTTCTCAAAGACACACTCAGGTTTCATGACTCACTAGGAGAACTCACAGGACAATATACAGTTGTATTTGTAGCTAAGATTTAGGACAATGAAAGGTTAATGAGCATAATCAGTAAAGGGAAAAGGCACATGGAGTGAAGCATGGGAGAGACCAGGCTCAAGCTTCTAAGGTCCTCGTCTGGGAGACTCACACAGATCACAGGAATTCCCCTGTAGCAAGTTGTGACAATGTGTTAAATGTCGCTAACCATGGAAACTCATTAGGGAATCAGTATTCAGGGCATGTATTTGAGACTTAATCACATAGGCAGCGTCTGCCTGGCATGTCACGAAACTCCAGACTTCTGAAAGGAAAGCAAAGTTTCAGCACATGATATTGGTAGCACTAACAGTTTAGGTACTGTGAGCTATGCTTATCAACCCATGGTTGTGGGAAGCCCTGCTAACGTCTAAGTTGCCAGGTCTCAGCCAAGGCTGCCCTTGTAAGCGGGCTTTTCAGGATAGAAGTCAGATTTgctatttaattcttttctacCATCCTCTAAAATAGTTTTTCCCCCTTATTTAGCTTGATAGTTAATAGTAATTCACATATTGGGCATTATTATTCAGAATAtttaggacatttttaaaaacaataataaaaggaaaataatgatattACCCTTTCAAATAACAGGAGCTTACCTTATCTCTGATTTTTATTCACTCTGTTTCTTAGCTTCtcgttttcccttttctctgtatggAATAATTCCTGTGATCCTGGGAATCTTCAGCCTGCTGCTTTTGATGTTATGTGGATTCTTTGGTTATCAGTGTAAGTTGATTAATTGGGAGAAAATAATAGATTATTTATCAGATTATCATATTTCATTAAACCATTTCCAGATGATAGCttttgataaatgttttcttGCCATACTGAATAGAGGACAGGAAAAGAATGATTTGAAAGTATCACAACTTTTTACTCCATGAAGGAATTTAACCTGGTGAGCTCTCAATAACATCCCCCCCGAGGAGGGTATATTATTGAAATGACTGCAGAAGACATTGATATTAAtgattgattattattattttgaaaattacgACTTACTATGATAGTAAACTAGATGAATTTGTAACTCTCTTCAcgttgaaaataaaaagtaacctcTTTTACAGCTTGTTCAAACTGCTCATTCCTGCAGCATCCTAAATTAGATCAAGAGAATGTTATGATAATTATTAAAAGTTATTCTCAACCAGTTGTTTAAAAATAGTACTTTCTTATTGATGAGGTTAGTTTGGAATTCAGCATTCTAAAATTTGATTAGGAGGTGAAATTCCATACATCATAgcaagtcttttttgtttgtttgtttgggttttgtctttttgctatttcttgggccgctcccgaggcaaatggaggttcccaggctaggggtcaaatcagagctgtagctgccggcctacgccagagccacagcaacacaggatccgagctgcgtctgcaacctacaccacagctcacggcaacgccggatcgttaacccactgagcaagggcagggaccgaacccgcaacctcatggttcctagtcggattcgttaaccactgcgccaccacgggaactccatacatcaTAGCAAGTCTTGATGCCAAAAGATCTAAgacttcatttttgttgttgttgtcgtctgTTTTAATTCAATTAAACCACTGTCCTGTTACTATAAACACACGTTCTGTCTTATAAGGCATTAGGATGATATTTTAGATTTAGGCCTAGACTTTAGAAATAAtagtagagaaatgaaaacatacttaTCCAAATATCTTTTGATagcttttgaaaacatttatggGGAGTTTTATTAAGGATACACTATAAAAATTAAGCTTTGCAATCTAAGATCCCACTGTCTCATAACTGAGCATATGTTTTATACATATCTGGAATTCTTGTTCTAGACTTTCAAAGTGTTCAGGAATCACAGAGTAAGATGAAGAGCTTTAACCAATGGAATGAGTCTTTccaaaacaaagatgaaaacttTCTTCAGGTCCAGAAAGCTCTTGACCAAAATAAAGGTAATATTAGAGCTAGAATGAAGTATCTTTACAGAATGCTAGATTGTTTCTCTTGTTGTAGCTATAAAATGGTTGGTTGCCAAATGCAACAGGAGCCAGTATGGCAGCACGGTGGCTTTTATGGCTTTTGACTCTTTTAGTTCTTCATATACCTTCTGAAACTGAGTGAGTCTCACATTTACCCAATACAACCTCTTGAGTGTTTTATAGtaattcattaattcactcaATCAATCATATTTGCTCAATGCACACCAGAGGCTAGCCACTTGGCAGGTGATCaatgataaataccatatgaatcCTGCCCTTGGGAGGCTTAGAGAAAacatataaaccaaaaaaaacccccagacTTTCAGGTGTGCAGTAGAGGTATGTGCAAGGTGTTCAGGGAGCATAAAAATGGAAGAACTCAAATATCCTAAAGCAATGGTGTTTTCATAGTTTCTAAGTGCCTCCTAAGGAGAGGTGTTTATGATACTATGGCATtataaagcttctttttttttttcggtcatttaaaggctgcacccatggcaatggaagttgccaggctagggaacctacatcacagctcacggcaacactggatccttaacccactgagggaggccagggattgaacctgcatcctcatggataatagttgggttcattgtcactgagctgcgacaggaactccacaagcttCTTTTATGTTCATtgaattataatataaaaatagtctatggtataataaatacatattttacaaagGTCTtgcttaaaatgttattttttttgagCTATTGAActtatattgaaaaattaaatgaactgaGAGTGAGTCATTATGTTAAAAGAACtcgtttttaaaaattgagatatgattgacatataACCTTTATCATGTCgcataatcatttcttttttgtgttgacAACAATTAAAATCTAGTGTCTCAACAACTTTGAGTTTATAATACGGTATGGCTGACTCTAATTACTAAGCTATGCATTTTAAAAGGCTGGTTTCTAAGCAGCCGATTACTTCTGCCAGAGATGAAACTGATTAACTAGGGGAGGGAACTGGACTAAAATTATTTGTACCTTTTGCCACTTGATAgttatcactaattattattattacaactcTTGCAACAGTAAAATATCCGGTGTAATGTGTATTCTTATCTAATGTTAAGTCTCTCTATCCTATATAGAAATCCTAGAGTGGATCCTAAACCAGAATGAGTATCTCACCGAGGCTTTACGAGAACTAAATGCCAAACAAGGTAATTTGGATGTGAGAAAATTCTGAGATGATGGTCATGTTTAATAATAGCTTCATTCTTTTAAGGGAGAAAAGATTTAACGACACAAGGCCTTGTCTGTGAAGTTCTGTGGGCTCtgagttataaatattttctttcctaggAGACAGGTGTGGACCTTCCCTGAGTCACTGGGTACAATACAGAAACCACTGCTACCACCAAACTCTGAAAATGGTTTCTTGGGCAGAGTGTTCTGATCTTTGTGTCTCTTTGAATGCAACATTCTTAAATATGGAAAGGCATAGATTGATGGTGAGATTGTATTTCATTCTTTACTTTTGGGATAGAAATAGGGAGTAGCCACTAGTGGAAGGGAAGGTTCGTCTGCTGTCCAGGGGCACCTGAGTAAAACCATGTTTAGGCACACTCTCTTGCTTCACTTTCTAGTCATCTTTCCCTGGGGTGCTCCACCTCTGTACACCTTGCTTTCTTAACACACCATGTACGCATTCACTGCATAGCCTTTGCATCTGCTGTTCCCTCTACATGTAATGTTCTCCTCTTGATGCAACCATGGCTAACTACTTCACCTCCTTCAACTATTCATTCTGTTATCACCTTCATCATGAGACTTGCCCTGACAACCCTACTTAAAATTGCAACCTGTGTATCAGTGCCCCCTCAGACACCTcctctgtgctttttttgtttgtttgtttgttgtttttttgccttttgaggtctgctcctgcagcatatggaggttcccaggctaggggttgaattggagctgtagccaccagcctacaccacagccacagcaacgtgggatccaagccgcgtctgtaacgtacaccacagctcacggcaacaccggatccttaacccactgagcaaggccagggatcaaacccgcaacctcatggttcctagtcggattcgttaaccactgagccacgatgggaacacccctcCTCTGTGCTCTTAAGAATTCTTACCATGCTCTAGTTTTTCATAGCACTTGTCACCTTCTCAGATACCacatcatttatatgtatgttGTTTACTTCTATCTGGCCCACATATCCCAGAAGATGGgaagcttttcatttttgttcaatGCTCTAATCTCAAGTTTGAAGAACAGGCACAGTGTTGAATAActgataaaataattcatatctTTGTGTGGTGTCCTCTAgagtataaaattttttttattttatgtatatatatatattttttcttctttgtatttaattccTGCTTTGAGAAACACTCAGACATTGaagaattgaaatatttttttcagtgttttatttatcaGTAGGCATATTTAGActgcattattttttatctttatgattCTTTGGTATAAGTTCTATATTTTCATCTCCAATGCATTTATAGTATTAATATCTTGGTGTATTTTGGTTCCATGTAGAACATCATGAGGCAACTTGCAGTAAATCACACTTGGCTTGGCCTATCTTATCACGAAGAGGACAATCAATGGAAGTGGAAGGAtggctcccttccttctcttggcCTGTAAGTTTCTAGTACAAAATCTGACTCATTCCTTTTTCAATGTTTTTGGTTTAAAGAGATTGAGGAAATAGAGACGATTGCTAGACACAGAATTTAGATgtctttattttatgcttttaaatttcgtatcatattttgttatttcataCTATTTTGTTCGTGATATAATGATTAGTGTGAATATACCCTTACTGTAAGATAATTTGAATGATTACAATTTCGGATAAGAAATATATTACAGGGAAGAGTATCAATAGTATGAATTTGGGGACCTCTCTGGTATTTTTACTGGGAAGAAGTATAGATTTGTCATTCTTCAGCCAAATAATTtgagcttgcttgcttgcttgcttgcttgcttgctttctttctttctttctttctttctttctttctttctttctttctttctttctttctttcggttTTAAGTACATGTTTTTCAATTGCTCTTTAGAAACActgcacttggagttcccactggctccaagtggctcagtggagatgaatccaactaggaaccatgaggtcgtgggtttgatccctggcctcgctcagtgtgttaaggatccagcattgccatgagctgtggtgtatcgcggcttggctctggtgttgctgtggctgtggcgtaggctggcagctatagctccagttcgacccctagcctgggaacctccatatgccccccggtatggccctaaaaagcaaaaaaacaaaaacaaaaacaaaaaaaaaacaaacaaagaaaaaactgcaCTAAACAACTATGGCAAAAACATTTTCAAGCTGTTTTATCACTGTGTGCCAATCTTAGATAATATTTCAAAGTTTTGATAATCTCAGTAgctgattatttttgttttttcctttgggttatGTATTCTAATGTTTAGTGAGGGtgtttttttaataacctataataatgCTTTtgaccattttctcccatttaccttttattttttgatgtagtTCCTTATGTATTTAGTTTGTAAGTTCTCTTGCAGGCagattttaccagtttttttcctttagttatttgtcctttatgtttgtttttattatgtgaACAAATGGTTAACACAAGTATAATGAGATTGTCTTTattcatttgacatttattttgagACATGAGAGAAAAGCTGAAGCATGTACATTTGTGTTCAAATACACATATACTTTATATCTCTCTATGTGTATTTCAATTAGGTAATCAACTCTCAGAGtactattaaattatttttctttcatcactgattttattttttatttatttatttatttgtcttttgtccttttagggccacacccgcggcatatggaggttcccagggtaggggtctaatcagaactgcagctgccggcctacaccacagccacagcaacaccgaatccttaacccactgagcaaggccaaggattgaacccacaacctcatggttcctagtcagattcgtttctgctgtgccgctatgggaactcctcatcactgATTTTAATGTAATATCTATTAAAAATTCTATATCCAAATAACTTAAGTTATTTTTACATCTCAAATATTTCAGTTTGTGTTACTATTTTATGCGTAAATATACTTGAATATTTTCCCAGACTTGCTTGTACTATTGCATCAAATTGTTTGTCTATTCTAACTTTCatgatttatcattttaatcattGGAATTTTGTGACTTGAAAGTATTCCTCTACTTCAAACCTTATATAATGTTTGGAACATAAAACACTGAATAGGTATGTTGAATTACTGAATGaaataacatgaaatattttggcaatttaattttcccagcacagttcaaatttgttttctagtttatctggcatttttaaaacaaatgtaccAAGCGTTTAATAATTCAGTAAACtagctttgcatttttttcccagatagcACTGAACAACCAGTTTTGCTCTAGAGTTGTTGAAAAGTAATTTTGTTGACATTGACTTAAAATGTGTGTGAACATACAATATAAATAAAGATATTCTAGATTTTTAGTAAAGGAC
Above is a genomic segment from Phacochoerus africanus isolate WHEZ1 chromosome 7, ROS_Pafr_v1, whole genome shotgun sequence containing:
- the LOC125131803 gene encoding killer cell lectin-like receptor 8, which gives rise to MSNSSDCEQHPEDTEQTETIPIADLEPSLALPPPPPEDEWRPIPEHTNVDASRFPFSLYGIIPVILGIFSLLLLMLCGFFGYQYFQSVQESQSKMKSFNQWNESFQNKDENFLQVQKALDQNKEILEWILNQNEYLTEALRELNAKQGDRCGPSLSHWVQYRNHCYHQTLKMVSWAECSDLCVSLNATFLNMERHRLMNIMRQLAVNHTWLGLSYHEEDNQWKWKDGSLPSLGLSLPEPSTDFQGKCVYANMHSVGTDNCTTSFSCMCEKPVC